The following proteins are encoded in a genomic region of Mycolicibacterium confluentis:
- the ponA2 gene encoding transglycosylase/D,D-transpeptidase PonA2 gives MSERPPVAVTVIKMAWCCLLAAVVAAALMFPVVGGLGLVSNRASDVVSNGSSQLVEGDIPAVSTMVDAKGNVIAWLYSQRRFEVPSDQIADTMKLAIVSIEDKRFAEHNGVDWQGTLTGLSGYLANAADTRGGSTIEQQYIKNYQLLVTAQTDAERRAAIETTPARKLREIRMALTLDKTFTKPEILTRYLNLVSFGNGAFGIQDAAQTYFGVDASQLNWQQAALLAGLVQSTSALNPYTNPEGALARRNLVLDTMIENLPTNADELRAAREQPLGVLPVPNELPRGCIAAGDRAFFCDYVQEYLARAGISKEQLSKGGYLIQTTLDPDIQGPVKDAVNRYASPDTPGVASVMSVIRPGKQSHPVVAMASNRTYGLNLEANETMQPQPFSLVGNGAGSVFKIFTVAAALEMGMGISAQLDVPSRFEAKGLGSGGAKGCPKDTWCVQNAGSYRSPMNVTDALATSPNTAFAKLISQVGVQRAVDMAVKLGLRSYADPGTARDYDPESNESLADFVKRQNIGSFTLGPIEVNGLELSNVAATLASGGTWCPPNPVEKVFDRHGREIAVTTATCEQVVPEGLANTMANALSKDDTGAGTAAGAAGSVGWDLPMSGKTGTTESNRSSGFLGFTNQLAAANYIYDDSNTPSELCSWPLRQCGSGSLFGGNEPASTWFAAMKPIATTFGDVVMPPTDPRYVDGGPNSRVPSVAGLTQDGARRRIQEAGFQVADQPTSVNSSSSAGTVVGTAPSGQTIPGSIVTIQVSNGIPPAPPPPLLPPGMPPPPPQFGQTVVEIPGLPPITVPVLVPPPPP, from the coding sequence ATGTCAGAACGCCCACCGGTGGCAGTGACGGTCATCAAGATGGCCTGGTGCTGCCTTCTGGCCGCCGTCGTGGCGGCGGCACTCATGTTTCCCGTCGTGGGCGGACTGGGTCTCGTTTCGAACCGCGCATCCGACGTCGTCTCCAACGGATCGTCCCAATTGGTCGAGGGTGACATCCCCGCCGTCAGCACCATGGTCGACGCCAAGGGCAACGTCATCGCCTGGCTGTATTCACAGCGGCGCTTCGAAGTGCCCAGCGATCAGATCGCCGACACGATGAAGCTGGCAATCGTGTCCATCGAGGACAAACGCTTTGCCGAGCACAACGGCGTGGACTGGCAGGGCACGCTCACGGGCCTGTCCGGCTACCTGGCCAATGCGGCCGACACCCGCGGCGGGTCGACGATAGAGCAGCAGTACATCAAGAACTACCAACTTCTGGTCACCGCCCAGACCGACGCCGAACGTCGTGCTGCGATCGAGACCACCCCGGCCCGCAAGCTGCGCGAGATCCGCATGGCGCTGACGCTGGACAAGACGTTCACCAAGCCGGAGATCCTGACCCGGTACCTGAACCTGGTGTCATTCGGCAACGGCGCCTTCGGCATCCAGGACGCCGCCCAGACCTACTTCGGCGTCGACGCGTCGCAGCTGAACTGGCAGCAGGCCGCGCTGCTGGCCGGCCTGGTCCAGTCGACCAGCGCCCTGAACCCGTACACCAACCCCGAGGGCGCGCTGGCTCGGCGCAACCTCGTGCTCGACACCATGATCGAGAACCTGCCCACCAACGCCGACGAGCTTCGCGCCGCCCGGGAACAGCCGCTCGGCGTGCTGCCCGTGCCCAACGAACTCCCCCGCGGCTGCATCGCCGCGGGTGATCGCGCCTTCTTCTGTGACTACGTCCAGGAGTATCTGGCCCGCGCCGGCATCAGCAAGGAACAGCTGTCCAAGGGCGGCTACCTCATTCAGACCACGCTGGATCCCGACATCCAGGGCCCGGTGAAAGATGCGGTCAACCGCTACGCCAGCCCCGACACACCGGGCGTCGCCAGCGTGATGAGCGTGATCCGGCCGGGCAAGCAGTCCCATCCGGTCGTCGCGATGGCCAGCAACCGCACCTACGGGCTGAATCTCGAGGCGAACGAGACCATGCAGCCGCAGCCGTTCTCCCTGGTCGGCAACGGCGCGGGGTCGGTCTTCAAGATCTTCACCGTGGCCGCCGCCCTCGAGATGGGCATGGGCATCAGCGCCCAACTCGACGTGCCCAGCCGGTTTGAGGCCAAGGGGCTCGGCAGCGGCGGCGCCAAGGGGTGCCCCAAAGACACCTGGTGTGTGCAGAACGCCGGCAGTTACCGCAGCCCGATGAACGTCACCGATGCGCTGGCGACCTCGCCCAACACTGCGTTCGCCAAGCTCATCTCGCAGGTGGGTGTGCAGCGCGCGGTCGACATGGCCGTCAAGCTGGGCCTGCGCTCGTACGCCGACCCGGGCACCGCGCGGGACTACGACCCCGAAAGCAACGAGAGCCTCGCCGATTTCGTCAAGCGGCAGAACATCGGCTCGTTCACCCTGGGGCCCATTGAGGTCAACGGTCTCGAGTTGTCCAACGTCGCGGCGACGCTGGCGTCCGGCGGCACCTGGTGCCCGCCCAACCCCGTCGAGAAGGTCTTCGACCGGCACGGCAGGGAGATCGCGGTGACCACCGCGACGTGCGAGCAGGTCGTCCCGGAGGGTCTGGCCAACACCATGGCCAACGCGTTGAGCAAGGACGACACCGGGGCGGGCACGGCCGCGGGCGCGGCCGGATCCGTCGGGTGGGACCTGCCGATGTCGGGCAAGACCGGGACCACCGAGTCCAACCGGTCGTCGGGCTTCCTGGGCTTCACCAATCAACTCGCGGCCGCCAACTACATCTACGACGACTCCAACACCCCCAGCGAGCTGTGCTCGTGGCCGCTGCGGCAGTGCGGGTCGGGGTCGCTGTTCGGCGGCAACGAACCCGCCAGCACGTGGTTCGCGGCCATGAAGCCGATCGCGACGACCTTCGGTGACGTCGTCATGCCGCCGACCGACCCCCGTTATGTCGACGGTGGCCCCAACTCACGGGTGCCCAGCGTCGCCGGCCTGACCCAGGACGGGGCCCGGAGGCGGATCCAGGAGGCCGGATTCCAGGTCGCCGATCAGCCGACCTCGGTGAACAGCAGTTCATCGGCAGGCACGGTCGTGGGGACCGCCCCCAGCGGTCAGACGATTCCGGGGTCGATCGTCACGATCCAGGTCAGCAACGGCATCCCTCCGGCGCCGCCGCCACCGCTGCTGCCGCCCGGGATGCCGCCGCCACCGCCGCAGTTCGGTCAGACCGTGGTCGAGATCCCCGGTCTGCCGCCCATCACGGTGCCGGTTCTCGTACCGCCACCGCCTCCGTGA
- a CDS encoding WhiB family transcriptional regulator, with translation MSGTRTATRRATPAPITVPVQGVEAEARIAWVSKARCRGADPDELFVRGAAQRKAAVICRHCPVIAECGADALDNRVEFGVWGGMTERQRRALLKQHPDVVSWADFFAAQRKHRTAG, from the coding sequence GTGTCAGGTACTCGGACCGCAACGCGTAGGGCAACCCCAGCACCGATCACGGTGCCTGTCCAGGGTGTAGAGGCGGAAGCCCGCATCGCCTGGGTCTCGAAGGCTCGGTGTCGAGGCGCCGATCCCGACGAACTTTTCGTTCGCGGGGCCGCCCAGCGCAAGGCCGCGGTGATCTGCCGGCACTGCCCGGTGATCGCGGAGTGTGGGGCCGACGCGCTCGACAACCGGGTGGAGTTCGGGGTCTGGGGTGGCATGACCGAACGGCAGCGCCGAGCACTGCTCAAGCAGCATCCCGACGTGGTGTCATGGGCAGATTTCTTCGCCGCCCAGCGTAAGCACCGCACCGCTGGCTAA
- a CDS encoding maleylpyruvate isomerase N-terminal domain-containing protein, with product MRPARAQREEFADLLDSLTPEQWTITSLCAGWTVRDVAALTRCVSREES from the coding sequence ATGCGGCCCGCGCGCGCGCAGCGGGAGGAGTTCGCCGATCTTCTCGACTCGCTGACACCCGAGCAGTGGACGATAACGAGCCTGTGCGCCGGATGGACCGTGCGTGATGTGGCCGCACTCACCCGTTGCGTATCTCGCGAAGAGTCGTAG
- a CDS encoding ArsA family ATPase → MSTTPSALDIASILKDTSNRVIVCCGAGGVGKTTTAAAMALRAAEYGRTVVVLTIDPAKRLAQALGIKDLGNTPQRVPLAPEVPGELHAMMLDMRRTFDEMVIENTDPQRAQAILDNQFYQTVATSLAGTQEYMAMEKLGQLLSQDRWDLVVVDTPPSRNALDFLDAPKRLGSFMDGRLWRLLLAPGRGIGKLVTGAVGLAMKALSTVLGSQMLSDASAFVQSLDSTFGGFREKADRTYDLLKRRGTQFVVVSAPAPDALREATFFVDRLSQERMPLAGLILNRTHPTLSSLHIERAVDAAEALEEKDPESLTAAVLRVHADRGLTAKREVRLLSRFTGANPHVSIVGVPSLPFDVADLEALRAIADQLTA, encoded by the coding sequence ATGAGCACGACACCTTCGGCGCTCGACATCGCGTCGATCCTCAAAGACACCTCCAACCGCGTCATCGTGTGCTGCGGCGCCGGCGGCGTGGGCAAGACGACGACGGCCGCCGCCATGGCGTTGCGTGCCGCCGAGTACGGGCGCACCGTCGTGGTGCTCACCATCGACCCCGCGAAGCGGCTGGCGCAGGCGCTGGGCATCAAGGATCTGGGCAACACCCCGCAGCGGGTTCCGCTGGCACCCGAGGTGCCCGGCGAACTGCACGCGATGATGCTCGACATGCGTCGCACGTTCGACGAGATGGTCATCGAGAACACGGATCCGCAACGCGCACAAGCGATTCTGGATAACCAGTTCTATCAGACGGTGGCCACCTCGCTGGCGGGCACGCAGGAGTACATGGCGATGGAGAAGCTGGGGCAGCTGCTGTCCCAGGATCGCTGGGACCTGGTGGTGGTGGACACCCCGCCGTCGCGCAATGCACTCGACTTCCTGGATGCCCCGAAACGACTGGGCAGCTTCATGGACGGCCGCCTGTGGCGTCTGCTGCTCGCACCCGGACGCGGCATCGGCAAGCTCGTCACCGGCGCGGTGGGCCTGGCCATGAAGGCCCTGTCCACCGTCCTGGGTTCCCAGATGCTCTCGGACGCATCGGCTTTCGTGCAGTCGCTGGACTCGACGTTCGGCGGCTTCCGCGAGAAGGCGGACCGCACCTACGACCTGTTGAAGCGGCGCGGCACGCAGTTCGTCGTGGTGTCCGCACCGGCGCCGGATGCCCTGCGGGAGGCGACGTTCTTCGTCGACCGCCTGTCGCAGGAGAGGATGCCGCTGGCGGGTCTGATCCTCAACCGCACGCATCCCACGCTGAGCTCGCTGCACATCGAACGGGCCGTCGACGCCGCGGAGGCGCTGGAGGAGAAGGACCCCGAGTCCTTAACGGCAGCGGTGCTGCGCGTGCACGCCGATCGCGGGCTGACCGCCAAGCGTGAGGTCCGCCTGCTGTCTCGGTTCACCGGCGCCAACCCGCACGTGTCGATCGTCGGGGTGCCGTCGCTGCCGTTCGATGTGGCGGATCTGGAGGCCCTGCGGGCCATCGCGGACCAGCTGACCGCCTGA
- a CDS encoding ArsA family ATPase: MATTASGGSTVGWPSRLAEARLHFVTGKGGTGKSTVAAALALTLAAGGRKVLLVEVEERQGIAQLFDVPPLPYEELKIATADGGGQVNALAIDIEAAFMEYLDMFYNLGLAGRAMKRIGAVEFATTIAPGLRDVLLTGKIKESVIRLDKNKRPVYDAIVVDSPPTGRISRFLDVTKAVSDLAKGGPVHSQADGVVKLLHSEQTAIHLVTLLESLPIQETVEAIEELQGLGLPIGSVIVNRNIPNFLQPDDLAKAAEGDVDADAVRADLESVGIKLSDDDFAGLLTETIQHATRIKARSESAEQLDEIKVPRLELPAINDGIDLGSLYELAEALAQQGVR, from the coding sequence ATGGCGACCACAGCAAGCGGCGGCAGCACCGTCGGCTGGCCTTCCCGCTTGGCGGAGGCCCGACTGCATTTCGTCACCGGCAAGGGGGGCACCGGTAAGTCGACGGTCGCTGCCGCTCTGGCACTGACGTTGGCCGCAGGCGGCCGCAAAGTGCTGCTGGTGGAAGTTGAAGAGCGACAAGGCATTGCACAGCTTTTCGATGTGCCGCCCCTGCCATATGAGGAGCTCAAGATCGCGACCGCCGACGGCGGTGGCCAAGTGAATGCGCTGGCCATCGACATCGAGGCCGCTTTCATGGAGTACCTGGACATGTTCTACAACCTCGGCTTGGCCGGTCGAGCGATGAAACGCATCGGGGCCGTCGAGTTCGCCACCACCATCGCTCCTGGTCTGCGCGATGTGCTGCTGACCGGCAAGATCAAGGAGTCGGTCATCCGACTCGACAAGAACAAGCGCCCGGTCTACGACGCCATCGTCGTCGACTCGCCGCCGACCGGGCGGATCTCCCGGTTCCTGGACGTCACCAAGGCCGTCTCGGATCTGGCCAAGGGCGGGCCCGTGCACTCGCAGGCCGACGGCGTGGTCAAGCTGCTGCACTCCGAGCAGACCGCGATCCACCTGGTGACGCTGCTCGAGTCGCTGCCCATCCAGGAGACGGTCGAGGCGATCGAAGAACTTCAGGGGTTGGGCCTGCCGATCGGCAGCGTGATCGTCAACCGCAACATCCCGAATTTCCTGCAGCCCGACGACCTGGCCAAGGCCGCCGAGGGCGACGTCGACGCCGACGCCGTGCGCGCTGATCTCGAGTCCGTCGGAATCAAGCTCTCCGATGACGATTTCGCGGGTCTGCTGACGGAGACCATCCAGCACGCCACCCGCATCAAAGCCCGGTCAGAGAGCGCCGAGCAGCTTGACGAGATCAAGGTGCCGCGGTTGGAACTGCCCGCCATCAACGACGGCATCGACCTCGGCAGCCTGTATGAGCTCGCCGAGGCACTCGCCCAGCAGGGGGTCCGCTAG
- a CDS encoding DUF4177 domain-containing protein, which yields MSDRTAWEYATVPLLTHATKQILDQWGEDGWELVSVLPGPTGEQHVAYLKRAK from the coding sequence ATGAGCGATCGGACCGCCTGGGAGTACGCCACCGTGCCACTGCTGACCCACGCCACCAAGCAGATTCTGGACCAGTGGGGAGAGGACGGCTGGGAGTTGGTCTCGGTGCTTCCCGGGCCCACCGGTGAGCAGCACGTCGCCTACCTGAAACGGGCGAAGTGA
- a CDS encoding RidA family protein, whose product MSVKDRLAELGLELPTVVAPLAAYVPAVRTGNLVYTSGQLPLADGELSSVGKVGTAVSPEDAKTAARICALNALAAIDALVGIDSVTRVVKVVGFVASAPGFTGQPGVVNGASQLLGEVFGDAGSHARSAVGVAELPLDAPVEVELIVEVA is encoded by the coding sequence GTGAGCGTCAAGGACAGGCTCGCGGAACTGGGCCTGGAGTTGCCCACCGTCGTCGCTCCACTGGCCGCCTACGTGCCCGCAGTGCGCACCGGCAACCTGGTCTACACCTCGGGCCAGCTGCCGCTCGCCGACGGTGAGCTGTCGTCCGTCGGCAAGGTCGGCACCGCCGTCAGCCCCGAAGACGCCAAAACCGCGGCCCGAATCTGCGCGCTCAATGCGCTGGCGGCGATCGACGCGCTGGTCGGCATCGACTCGGTGACCCGCGTGGTCAAGGTGGTCGGATTCGTCGCCTCGGCGCCGGGCTTCACTGGACAACCCGGCGTCGTCAACGGTGCGTCCCAGCTCCTCGGCGAGGTCTTCGGGGACGCGGGCAGCCACGCCCGCTCGGCGGTCGGCGTGGCCGAACTGCCGCTCGACGCGCCTGTGGAGGTCGAACTCATCGTCGAGGTGGCGTGA
- a CDS encoding MBL fold metallo-hydrolase, producing the protein MTAPEHPAYGLLRPVTDTASVLLCDNPGIMTLDGTNTWVLRGPGSDELVIVDPGPDDDAHLDRIAALGTIPLVLISHKHGDHTDGIDKLVDRTGAVVRSVGSGFLRGLGGPLTDGEVIDAAGLRITVMATPGHTADSMSFLVDDAVLTADTVLGRGTTVIDKEDGSLRDYLESLRRLRGLGPRTVLPGHGPDLPDLQAVSDYYLAHREERLDQVRDALRTLGDDATARQIVEHVYTDVDEKLWEAAESSVQAQLDYLRA; encoded by the coding sequence GTGACCGCGCCGGAGCATCCCGCCTACGGACTGCTTCGTCCGGTGACCGACACGGCCTCGGTGCTGCTGTGCGACAACCCCGGCATCATGACGCTCGACGGCACCAACACCTGGGTGCTGCGCGGCCCCGGCAGCGACGAACTCGTGATCGTCGACCCCGGGCCCGACGATGACGCGCACCTGGACCGGATCGCGGCCCTCGGCACCATCCCGCTGGTTTTGATCAGCCACAAGCACGGCGATCACACCGACGGCATCGACAAGCTCGTCGACCGCACCGGCGCCGTGGTGCGCTCGGTCGGCAGCGGCTTCCTGAGGGGCCTGGGCGGTCCCCTGACCGACGGCGAGGTGATCGACGCCGCGGGCCTGCGCATCACCGTCATGGCCACGCCAGGGCACACCGCGGACTCGATGAGCTTCCTGGTCGACGACGCCGTTCTGACCGCCGACACCGTGCTGGGCCGCGGTACCACCGTCATCGACAAAGAGGACGGCAGCCTGCGCGACTACCTGGAGTCGCTGCGCCGGCTGAGAGGACTCGGGCCGCGCACGGTGCTGCCCGGCCACGGACCCGATCTGCCCGACCTGCAGGCCGTCAGTGACTACTACCTCGCGCACCGCGAGGAGCGACTGGACCAGGTTCGCGACGCGCTGCGGACACTCGGGGACGACGCGACGGCACGGCAGATCGTCGAACACGTCTACACCGACGTGGACGAGAAGCTGTGGGAGGCCGCCGAATCATCGGTGCAGGCCCAACTGGACTACCTGCGCGCATAA
- the crp gene encoding cAMP-activated global transcriptional regulator CRP: MDEILARAGIFQGVEPSAVSALTKQLQPVDFPRGHTVFAEGEPGDRLYIIISGKVKIGRRSPDGRENLLTIMGPSDMFGELSIFDPGPRTSSATTITEVRAVSMDRDALKAWIKDRPEIAEQLLRVLARRLRRTNNNLADLIFTDVPGRVAKQLLQLAQRFGTQEGGALRVTHDLTQEEIAQLVGASRETVNKALADFAHRGWIRLEGKSVLISDSERLARRAR, translated from the coding sequence GCGCTCACCAAGCAGTTGCAGCCCGTGGACTTTCCGCGCGGACACACTGTTTTCGCAGAGGGCGAGCCCGGCGATCGGCTGTACATCATCATCTCCGGCAAAGTGAAGATCGGCCGGCGTTCGCCGGACGGCCGCGAGAATCTGCTGACCATCATGGGACCGTCGGACATGTTCGGCGAGCTGTCGATCTTCGACCCCGGCCCGCGGACGTCGAGCGCCACCACCATCACAGAGGTGCGTGCGGTCTCGATGGACCGTGACGCGCTCAAGGCGTGGATCAAGGACCGTCCTGAGATCGCCGAGCAGCTGCTGCGCGTGCTGGCCCGCCGCCTGCGCCGCACCAACAACAACCTCGCCGACCTGATCTTCACCGACGTGCCGGGCCGTGTGGCCAAGCAGCTGCTGCAGCTCGCTCAGCGCTTCGGCACCCAGGAGGGCGGCGCGCTGCGCGTCACGCACGACCTCACGCAGGAGGAGATCGCCCAGCTGGTCGGCGCCTCCCGCGAGACCGTGAACAAGGCCCTGGCGGACTTCGCCCATCGCGGCTGGATCCGGCTCGAGGGCAAGAGCGTGCTGATCAGCGACAGCGAGCGCCTGGCGCGCCGCGCCCGCTGA